The Oscillatoria salina IIICB1 genome includes a window with the following:
- a CDS encoding Npun_F5560 family protein, which translates to MYQTDTPNFPGLQAEISHLREELQVRDQLVQQLSQELFRLVKGNSNFMPQPQVSERHQTEMRMLREQLEEVEQQVKFYQDQITNRDTEIYQLRQSVQELTDRSRMLEQVVQELPHIYRRKFAERLTPVKERIEKLQRENRQLHAELQSISYRLAVKNRRSTSRIDLPEFLPKISGPIPTFGNV; encoded by the coding sequence ATGTACCAGACTGATACTCCAAATTTCCCAGGCTTACAAGCGGAGATTTCTCATTTACGAGAAGAACTGCAAGTCAGGGATCAACTCGTGCAACAACTTTCACAAGAATTGTTCCGGTTGGTCAAGGGTAACTCAAATTTTATGCCTCAGCCGCAGGTTTCCGAGCGCCATCAAACTGAGATGAGAATGTTGCGAGAACAACTTGAAGAAGTTGAGCAGCAGGTAAAATTTTATCAAGATCAGATTACGAATCGTGACACGGAAATTTACCAATTGCGGCAGTCGGTTCAGGAATTAACCGATCGCAGCCGGATGTTAGAACAAGTGGTACAGGAGTTACCACATATTTATCGTCGTAAATTTGCCGAACGTCTTACTCCCGTGAAAGAAAGAATCGAAAAACTACAACGAGAAAATCGACAGTTGCACGCGGAACTGCAAAGCATTAGTTATCGTTTAGCAGTGAAAAACCGTCGTAGCACTAGCAGAATCGATTTACCTGAATTTCTGCCGAAAATTTCTGGTCCAATTCCTACCTTTGGTAATGTATAA
- a CDS encoding phosphoglucomutase/phosphomannomutase family protein has protein sequence MSIASNPKIKFGTDGWRGIIADDFTFPNVCKVTRAIASYLETAYTKDRPVLIAYDPRFLADEFATTAAEILAELGWTVKITEQDCPTPTIAYNAKHLNSAGALMFTASHNPAAYCGIKYIPDYAGPATPDITDKIVSEIEGASDATPTGKNSDKISTFDPKPDYLKFLYSILDIERIRSAKLKVKYDALYSTSRNYLPEILEHCGCEVESFNTSRDVLFGGGMPEPKAEQLEKLVESVTKERADLGLATDGDSDRFGIVDEKGNILSPNTLLLVLARHLMKNKGKSGAIVRTVATTHLLDNYALKHGLELIETAVGFKYIGAKMRETDVLIGGEESGGLSVIGHIPEKDGILADMLVAEAIAYEGKPLSQLVEEAIAEADGPVFNKRLDLHLTPEHKTAVLDSCKTNPPSEVAGIKVKEVGRKDGVKLYLEEGSWVLLRPSGTEPLVRVYMETDSEDKQNQIAQAMQQAIERMKPPAV, from the coding sequence ATGAGTATAGCCAGTAACCCAAAAATTAAGTTTGGTACCGATGGATGGCGGGGAATCATCGCTGATGATTTTACTTTTCCCAATGTTTGTAAGGTAACGAGAGCGATCGCCTCTTACCTGGAAACTGCCTACACTAAAGACCGTCCGGTTTTAATTGCTTACGATCCTCGCTTTTTAGCTGACGAGTTCGCTACCACTGCTGCTGAAATCTTGGCAGAGTTGGGCTGGACTGTCAAAATTACTGAGCAGGATTGTCCTACTCCGACGATCGCTTACAATGCTAAACATCTTAACTCGGCAGGGGCGTTAATGTTCACTGCTAGTCATAATCCGGCTGCTTATTGCGGGATTAAGTATATTCCCGATTATGCAGGTCCGGCAACTCCAGATATTACTGATAAAATTGTTAGCGAGATTGAAGGGGCAAGTGATGCAACTCCGACGGGTAAAAATTCTGACAAAATTTCTACTTTTGACCCGAAACCTGATTATCTAAAGTTTCTTTACAGCATTCTTGACATTGAGCGCATTCGTTCTGCCAAGTTAAAGGTCAAGTACGATGCTCTCTATTCGACAAGTCGCAACTATTTGCCAGAAATTTTAGAGCATTGCGGTTGCGAGGTAGAAAGCTTTAATACCAGTCGGGATGTTTTGTTTGGTGGGGGAATGCCGGAACCAAAGGCGGAACAGTTAGAGAAACTGGTAGAATCTGTGACGAAGGAGCGAGCAGATTTAGGATTAGCTACTGACGGAGACAGCGATCGCTTTGGCATCGTTGATGAAAAGGGTAACATACTTTCGCCGAATACATTGCTGTTGGTTTTAGCGCGTCACTTGATGAAAAATAAAGGTAAAAGCGGCGCGATCGTCCGTACCGTAGCTACAACCCATTTACTAGATAATTATGCCCTCAAGCACGGTTTAGAGCTAATTGAGACAGCAGTTGGTTTTAAATACATCGGCGCGAAAATGCGCGAAACCGATGTACTGATTGGCGGTGAAGAATCAGGTGGTTTAAGCGTAATCGGACATATTCCCGAAAAAGACGGTATCCTAGCAGATATGCTAGTTGCCGAAGCGATCGCCTATGAAGGAAAACCTTTATCGCAATTAGTCGAAGAAGCGATCGCGGAAGCAGACGGTCCAGTATTTAATAAACGTCTCGATTTACATCTCACCCCAGAACACAAAACCGCAGTTTTGGACTCCTGCAAAACCAATCCTCCCAGTGAAGTTGCGGGAATCAAAGTTAAAGAAGTCGGTCGCAAAGACGGCGTTAAACTGTACTTAGAAGAAGGTAGTTGGGTGCTATTGCGTCCCTCCGGAACCGAACCCCTAGTAAGAGTTTACATGGAAACCGACTCTGAAGATAAGCAAAATCAAATCGCCCAAGCCATGCAACAAGCAATCGAGCGCATGAAACCCCCAGCAGTTTAA
- a CDS encoding LapA family protein, translated as MKNFTNLITALIVAIWIGVIAVFSIQNITNVSLKFLTFQTINIPIGVVLTFSVGVGLISGSILPILLKKPTKKNKPKLKRNLFRNSTKQELEEDPLENW; from the coding sequence ATGAAAAACTTTACTAATTTAATTACAGCTTTAATTGTCGCTATTTGGATTGGAGTAATCGCCGTTTTCTCAATTCAGAATATTACCAATGTCTCCTTAAAATTTCTCACATTCCAAACCATAAATATTCCGATAGGAGTTGTTTTAACATTCAGCGTTGGAGTTGGCTTAATTAGCGGCTCAATTTTACCAATATTATTGAAAAAGCCAACGAAAAAAAACAAACCCAAACTAAAACGAAATTTATTTCGCAACTCGACCAAACAAGAATTAGAAGAAGATCCCTTAGAAAATTGGTAA
- a CDS encoding thermonuclease family protein, with the protein MKINVKLIAVILVGFNLVGCQLLLDIFGVGSYTVKRVADGDTMTVVDSSGNEVKVRFACVDAPEIPHTVAEKKSRKLVNKSQFSWGLLAKERVENLVEKAKNRVVLTITDTDQYGRQISEVRLPDGTFIQEVLVREGLAEVYRDYLQNCPSLEIVEAAEVAAKQSKKGLWGDSRYVSPWEFRRLQK; encoded by the coding sequence ATGAAGATAAATGTTAAATTAATTGCTGTTATTTTAGTTGGTTTTAACTTAGTTGGCTGTCAATTACTGCTGGATATTTTTGGAGTTGGTAGCTACACGGTTAAGCGAGTTGCTGATGGGGATACTATGACTGTTGTTGATAGCAGTGGAAATGAAGTTAAAGTGCGTTTTGCTTGTGTTGATGCGCCAGAAATTCCTCATACTGTTGCTGAGAAAAAGAGTAGAAAGCTAGTTAATAAAAGTCAATTTAGTTGGGGATTGTTGGCAAAAGAACGAGTAGAAAATTTGGTAGAAAAAGCGAAAAATCGAGTAGTTTTAACTATTACTGATACTGACCAATATGGTCGTCAAATTAGTGAAGTTCGTTTACCTGATGGTACGTTTATTCAAGAAGTTTTAGTTAGGGAAGGACTGGCAGAAGTTTATCGTGATTATTTGCAAAATTGTCCGAGTTTGGAAATAGTTGAAGCCGCAGAAGTTGCAGCCAAACAAAGTAAAAAAGGTTTGTGGGGAGATAGTAGGTATGTTTCTCCGTGGGAGTTTCGCCGTTTACAGAAGTAG
- a CDS encoding thermonuclease family protein yields MTKLQTRILRIINPVVAKLGKLWRQVKPFLDPILTKLSKLGHKVKDFLEAIFTKLYFQFRFLFNLGTYPIKRVPDGDTIVVVDKAGKSINVRFAWIDTPEIPHSKAEEKSRKLVYKSQFKWGYRAKERVEELIAEKGNKVFLKITDTDRYGRKVCEIRLRDGTFLQEVLVKEGLSQIYERYFKKCRSTAILVTAEKDAKRWRRGLWRDPKFVPAWEFRRLED; encoded by the coding sequence ATGACTAAACTGCAAACTCGCATTCTCAGAATCATTAACCCAGTTGTAGCTAAATTGGGTAAATTATGGCGCCAAGTTAAACCATTTCTCGATCCGATTTTAACCAAACTCAGTAAATTAGGGCACAAAGTTAAAGACTTTCTCGAAGCAATTTTCACTAAATTATATTTCCAATTTCGTTTTCTATTTAACCTTGGCACTTATCCAATTAAACGAGTTCCTGATGGCGATACAATTGTCGTGGTGGATAAAGCTGGGAAAAGCATTAATGTCCGTTTTGCTTGGATCGATACTCCAGAAATTCCTCATAGCAAAGCGGAAGAAAAAAGTAGAAAATTGGTTTACAAAAGTCAGTTTAAATGGGGTTATCGCGCTAAAGAAAGAGTTGAAGAATTAATTGCTGAAAAAGGTAATAAAGTTTTCTTGAAAATCACCGATACCGATCGTTACGGTAGAAAAGTATGCGAAATTCGTTTACGAGATGGGACATTTTTGCAAGAAGTTTTAGTGAAAGAAGGACTTTCACAAATTTACGAACGTTACTTTAAAAAATGCCGGAGTACGGCTATTTTAGTAACAGCAGAAAAAGATGCTAAACGTTGGCGGCGGGGACTTTGGCGCGATCCCAAATTTGTTCCTGCTTGGGAATTTCGTCGTCTTGAAGATTAA
- a CDS encoding glycerate kinase, translating to MSAKEILSRWVVGKKPTVNEQEKLLAEELAKPATATAWGITRENGLEKIQQREHLFRAVYPEVVELCANLSIKNTDQIQETLWKLWLPIAIQLAEKKQQLQRPLIQGILGGQGTGKTTLAAIIRLILKHFNYSTLNFSLDDLYKTYIERERLKQQDPRLIWRGPPGTHDVKLGIEILDRLRQQKRRYPLLIPRFDKSAFGGIGDRSEPERVDAVDVILFEGWFVGVRPIDEQAFQASPAPIITQEDRKFAQDCNQRLKEYLPLWERLDSLMVLYPVDYRLSKQWRQEAEQKMVAKGKSGMSDEEVKKFVEYFWISLHPELFITPLIQNPDLVDLVVEIKRDRTPGLVYQARLP from the coding sequence ATGTCAGCCAAAGAAATTTTGTCTCGTTGGGTAGTAGGTAAGAAACCAACAGTTAACGAACAGGAAAAATTATTAGCGGAGGAATTAGCTAAACCTGCAACAGCAACAGCATGGGGGATAACCAGAGAAAATGGTTTAGAGAAGATCCAACAGCGAGAACATCTTTTCCGAGCAGTTTATCCTGAAGTGGTGGAACTATGCGCAAATTTAAGCATTAAAAATACTGACCAAATTCAAGAGACACTTTGGAAACTTTGGCTACCCATAGCGATACAATTAGCCGAAAAAAAACAACAACTGCAACGTCCTTTGATTCAAGGAATTTTAGGCGGACAAGGAACAGGAAAAACAACATTAGCTGCAATTATTCGCCTGATTCTCAAGCATTTCAACTATTCTACCCTTAATTTTTCTCTCGACGATCTTTATAAAACTTATATTGAACGAGAAAGGCTAAAACAGCAAGATCCGCGTTTAATTTGGCGAGGTCCACCGGGAACTCATGATGTAAAATTAGGAATAGAAATTTTAGATCGATTGCGTCAACAAAAACGACGATATCCTCTTTTAATTCCTCGTTTTGATAAATCTGCTTTTGGAGGTATAGGAGACAGAAGCGAACCTGAAAGAGTTGATGCAGTTGATGTTATTTTATTTGAAGGTTGGTTTGTTGGCGTACGACCAATTGATGAACAAGCTTTTCAAGCGAGTCCTGCACCAATTATAACCCAAGAAGACCGTAAATTTGCTCAAGATTGCAACCAAAGACTTAAAGAATATTTACCGTTATGGGAGCGATTAGATAGTTTAATGGTACTCTACCCAGTAGATTATCGTCTCAGTAAACAATGGCGACAAGAGGCGGAACAAAAAATGGTTGCAAAAGGAAAATCAGGAATGAGTGACGAGGAAGTTAAGAAATTTGTCGAGTATTTCTGGATTTCCTTACATCCAGAGTTGTTTATCACTCCCTTGATTCAAAATCCAGATCTTGTAGACTTAGTAGTTGAAATAAAACGCGATCGCACTCCTGGTTTAGTATATCAAGCTCGCTTACCGTAA
- a CDS encoding DUF565 domain-containing protein, with amino-acid sequence MQNTRLNNIFESLGDRLFSFFNNPWRRFSLILISFLLGIFIGTAVSTTAGQAAYWDVPVAVVLTFFAEVISRYTYRSQRQNLLGFKFRNSLFPDLINIFKIGLTFSLFIEAFKLGS; translated from the coding sequence ATGCAAAACACGCGTCTAAATAATATCTTTGAATCCCTTGGCGATCGCCTCTTTTCATTCTTTAACAATCCTTGGCGACGATTCTCTTTAATTTTAATTAGTTTTCTCTTAGGAATTTTCATCGGAACTGCTGTTTCTACTACTGCGGGACAAGCTGCATATTGGGATGTTCCGGTAGCAGTAGTTTTAACCTTTTTTGCGGAAGTTATTAGTCGCTACACTTATCGCAGTCAGCGACAAAATTTACTGGGATTTAAGTTTAGAAATTCGCTTTTTCCCGATCTAATCAATATTTTTAAAATTGGGCTAACTTTTAGTTTATTTATCGAAGCTTTCAAGCTTGGTTCTTGA
- a CDS encoding DUF58 domain-containing protein codes for MNIHKRIANWLETRWLVPSFAGWVLAGIAICFFGAATNTMAGWLYVISGVIFALLALGAFLVARSLKNLKVHRKPISPVSAGDELTVELEIENPTKKPKSLLEVYDLLPYVLDKPKQSPVELIPPKSVYNWTYNHHTNRRGVYRWHEVQLRSGSPLGLFWGRRSREASAKAIVYPQVLPLTHCALIDTIGQEDSPVFDSDRQYRTATEGITRGLRPYRQGDPTRLIHWRSSARYGELRVRELEVVTGGQEVIICLNSGATWNLEDFELAVIAAASLYFYASRSQLNVKLWTASTGLLNGNRIVLEALAATYPEEDITDPNLPRLPLIWITPNPESINILPKGSRWLFFPPADLTSGKAVINGNYPGIIINREQDLKMQLQKPLS; via the coding sequence ATGAACATTCATAAGCGTATTGCTAACTGGCTGGAAACTCGTTGGCTGGTACCTTCTTTTGCGGGGTGGGTACTTGCGGGTATTGCGATTTGCTTTTTTGGGGCGGCGACGAATACGATGGCGGGGTGGCTGTATGTAATTAGTGGGGTAATTTTCGCGTTGTTGGCGTTGGGGGCTTTTTTGGTGGCGCGATCGCTGAAAAATCTCAAGGTTCACCGCAAGCCTATTTCGCCTGTGAGTGCAGGAGATGAACTCACTGTAGAGTTAGAAATAGAAAATCCGACGAAAAAGCCGAAAAGTCTCTTGGAAGTGTACGATTTGCTTCCCTATGTTTTGGATAAACCGAAGCAGTCGCCAGTGGAGTTAATTCCGCCGAAAAGCGTGTATAACTGGACTTACAATCATCATACCAATCGTCGTGGTGTTTATCGCTGGCATGAAGTGCAATTGAGAAGCGGAAGCCCTCTAGGTTTATTTTGGGGGCGGCGGAGTCGCGAAGCAAGTGCGAAGGCGATCGTTTATCCCCAGGTTTTGCCTTTAACTCACTGTGCGCTGATCGATACAATTGGACAGGAAGATAGTCCGGTTTTTGACAGCGATCGCCAATATCGTACCGCTACTGAAGGTATTACTAGGGGTTTGCGACCATACCGTCAAGGAGATCCTACCCGATTGATTCACTGGCGTAGTAGCGCACGTTACGGCGAGTTGCGAGTCCGTGAGTTAGAAGTTGTTACAGGCGGTCAAGAAGTAATTATTTGTTTGAATAGTGGGGCTACTTGGAATTTAGAAGATTTTGAATTAGCTGTGATTGCGGCGGCTTCGCTTTATTTTTACGCGAGTCGTTCCCAATTAAATGTCAAACTTTGGACGGCTAGCACTGGATTATTAAATGGTAATCGTATCGTTTTGGAAGCTCTCGCAGCAACTTATCCGGAAGAAGATATTACTGACCCTAATTTACCCAGATTACCGCTAATTTGGATTACTCCTAATCCTGAAAGTATTAATATTCTGCCTAAAGGTAGTCGTTGGCTTTTCTTCCCACCCGCCGATCTGACTTCAGGTAAGGCTGTTATTAATGGTAACTACCCAGGTATAATTATTAACCGCGAACAAGATTTGAAAATGCAGTTACAAAAACCGCTATCTTGA